The Candidatus Goldiibacteriota bacterium nucleotide sequence TGTTATACTGGCGCTTTTTCGGTTTACGCGAAGCATTTTGGGGCAGGCAGTGTGACCGGCGTGGATATTTCCGATAAGGGTTTAAAAACCGCCGAAAATAACATGAAACTTAATAACTTTGACAATTATGAATTCATAAAAGAGGATGTATTTGAATTTTTAAGGAAACAGACCGCAAAAAAGGAAAAGTATGACGTGATAATACTTGACCCGCCGCCTTTTTCAAAGACAAAATCAGAAAAAGAAGGGGCAATGGCGGGGCATAAAGAACTGCATGTAAGCGCTTTGAAACTTTTAAACAGGGGCGGGGTTATGATGTCTTTTTCATGCTCGCACAGCGTGCGCGGCCAGGAACTTATGGAAAACGCCTATGCCGCAGCGGCTGACGCCAAATGTGAAATAGAGCCGGCAGGTATATTTGAACAGGCAGCCGACCACCCGTATAAAAAGAGTATTCCGGAGACATACTACTTAAAAGGTATAGCGGTAAAAAAAATAACGGCGTAGAGGCTTGGCAGTCAGGCGCCTTGGCAAAAGAATAAATCCTACAACAGGAGAAAATATGAAAAATATAGTTGTGACAGGCGGGGCGGGATTTATAGGCTCGCACCTTTGTGATGCGCTGATTGAAAAAGGGTATAAAGTCATCTGCTTTGACAATCTTGGGACAGGCAGGATGCAGAATTTAAAAAACGTGATTAAAAACAAGAATTTTAAATTCATAAAGCACGACACAAGAAAACCTTTAAATCTGAAACTGCCTGTGCACTATGTGTTTCACCTTGCTTCTTACGCTTCACCGCCGTATTACCAGGCCAGATCAATAGATACTTTAATGTCAAATTCTCTTGGCACTTATAATGTTCTTGAATTCGCAAAAGCAAAAAAAGCCAGGTTTCTTATCACGTCCACATCCGAAACATACGGAGACCCGCTGCAGCATCCGCAGAAAGAGACTTACTGGGGAAACGTGAATCCCGTGGGCATAAGAAGCTGTTATGACGAGGCAAAAAGGTTCGCGGAAGCGCTTGTTATGGAATACGTAAGAAAGCACAATTTAGACGCGCGCATAATAAGAATTTTTAACACATACGGCCCAAGGCTGCAAAAAGACGACGGCCGCGTTATTTCAAACTTTATTGACCAGGCCTTAAATAACAGGCCGCTTACCATATACGGCGACGGCTCTCAGACACGCAGTTTCTGTTATGTATCCGACCAGGTGGAAGGGCTTATTGCGGCGATGTTTAAAGATGGTATAAAAGGGGAAGTTATAAATATCGGCAACCCCGGTGAATTTACAATGATAGAAGCGGCACAGCTGGTAAAAAAAATAACCGGCACTAAGTCCAAAATTGTTTACAAGCCGCTTCCCAAAGATGATCCTGCCAGAAGAAAGCCCGATATATCCAAAGCAAAAAAAATTCTTGGGTGGCAGCCAAAGGTAAAATTTGCAGAAGGCCTGCCCGGGACAATAAAGTGGTTTAGGGATGGAATTTAAAAAACTTAAAATACTTGGCGCGGCAGCGGTCCCTTTAGCCGCGCTTATTTACCTATTTTCTTACGTTATGAAGCAGGGCAATATCCTTTTTGGTCATGATTTTTTAAGCATATACCTGCCGTTTAAGATGTTCGCTAAAAAAGCCGTGTTTTTATATCATCAATTGCCTTTATGGCTGCCTGATTTGTTTTTTGGCGCGCCCGGCATTGCGTCTTCCAGCATAATTTTTTATTACCCCACGGATATCCTGTTTATGTTATTGCCTGTGCCATTGCAGAATACTTTCGCGTTTGATGTCATAATTCACCTTATTGCCGCCTTTGCGGGGACATACCTGTTTTTAAAGGCGTGCGGCCTTACCCGCGCCGCTTCATTTTTTGGCGGCATCTGTGTGATGTTTGCCGGTTATAACGTCTCGTACGCTTTTGCGGGGCATATTAACAATATAAAAGCCGGAGCGCTGATACCGTTTGTCCTGTATTTTTTAAGAAGGGGGCTTTCTGAAAAAAGAGTGTCCATGTATCTTTTTGCGGGGCTTATTATGGGGCTTCAGATAACCGCGACCGGGATGCAGGTTATGGCTTATACCGCGGCGCTTGCGGTTTTATATGTAATGTATCACCTTATATTTGAAGAAAAATCACAAAAAGCAAGGATGTTTGCGGCAATAGCGGCGGGCGCGGCTTTAATATTTTCTATCCTGGTTTCTTTACCGCAGTTTATACCTTCCTTTGAATATAAAAATTATTCCTGGCGCGGTGAATTTACGTTTAACGATTTTATATCGTGGTCCCTGCACCCAAAAGAAATACTTCAGCTTCTTATGCCGTCTTTGTTCGGGCTTCACGGGCAGAATTACTACGGTTTCTGGTCAATGAACCTTACCACGTACTATTTTGGCATAATGCCTTTTTTATTATTACCTTTTGCTTTTATGAAAGGGCAGGCAAAAAAACTGTCTTTTTTTCTTGGCGGTGCGTCGCTGCTGTTTCTGCTGCTTTCAATGGGCGGCTATACGCCGCTGTATAAACTTCTGTGGCACGTTCCTGTTTTTAACCAGTTCAGAAACCCTTCAAGGTTTATGTATATTTTTACCGTCACTTTCTGCGCGCTGTCCGCGATAGGGCTGAATAACGTGATAAAAATAATTGCAGAAAAAAAAGTACAGCAGTCAAAAAATTTCTTTTACGTATTTTTTGGCGTTTGCGGTTTTCTTGCGCTTTTATACACCGCCATTGCATTTAACGCGGCGGGTTTTATAAGCGGTATTTTCAGGCAGACAAGGTCAGCTGAAATGCCGGCAGACGCTTTAAATAAAGCTGTTTTACTGACTCAGGCAGACGCGGGAGCCGGAATAATAATCCTGTGCCTGTTTTGCGGTTTAATGTTTCTTATTTTAAAAAACAGGTTAAAAAGCGCTTTTATTATCGCGATAATAGCAGCTGCCATAAGCGCGGCTGATTCTTCCAGGATACAGAAAAATTTCATCACCCCGTTTAATTATGACGGGTATTTTCCTAAAAATGACATGGTAAGCACGGCAATAAAACAAAACGGAAATAAAGGAAGGCTTGCGGATTTTAATTTTCTCTGGGGCGCCAACAGGGGGATGTATTACGGAATTGAATCCGCAAAAGGGTTCCACGGAATGCTTCCGCTGAAATTTTATGCCATGCAGACATCCGGTATGTTTAACAGGATAAGCGTAAACAGGGGGCTTAACATCAGTTACTATATCAGCCGTGATGAAATCATAGGGCAGGGGATAACAAAGATAGGCGATGATTATACCAATAAAGTTTTCGCGGACGCGTCGGCGCTGCCGCTTGGGTATTTTACGGATAATGTGATTAACGCGGGAAGCGAAAAAAAAGTTTTTGATATGATGAAAGAAGGCGTTTTTGTCACGGGAATGGCGCTTACCGCATCTGATACAGGCATTGTTTATAAAGGCGGCGCTCCGGCGCTGGCTGATATTACGGAAAAGACTCCAAACAGGATTAAAGCAAAGGTTACAACGGACAGGCAGGGGCTGTTTGTGTTAAATGTTTCCAATTATAAAAAGTGGCGTGCTTTTGTGAACGGAAAAAAAGCGGATATTATAGGTGTGAATTACAATATGATGGCGGTAAAGGTTCAGCCCGGGACAAGCGATATACGGTTTGTTTACGGAAACTTCCGGGATTATCTGATTATACTTTTAAGTATTATATTCATGGCCGGGGTATTTGTTATATGGAAAATGGAATTAAAGAAGTTAAATAATATTTAGGGAGAAAAGCACCATGGCTGATGTGACAAAAGACAACCGTTTTATATTTACCGCGGGCGCGTGGGCGGGAATATTTCTTATTGCTATGATACCGGCGCAGATATTTATGTTTATAAAATTTCCTCCGCCTGAAACCGTATCCGGCGTCTTTGAAGTGTTCAACGCAAATGTTTTTCTGGGGCTGGTAAACACGGATATCCTTTATGTTATAACCAATGTTATTATGCTGGCGGTTTATGCCTCGTTTTATTACATTATGCGCGGGCAGGATGGGGAAAAGACAGCCGTAATGGGGCTTATTTTTATAATTGCCGGTGTTGCGGCTTTTATCTCTTCAAGCCCGTCTTTTACAATGATGAACCTTGCGGATAAATACTTTTCAGCGCCGGATGACAGCGCAAGAAACCTTTATCTTGCAGCGGGAGAAGGCGCAATGGCGGGCCTTACCGGGTCGGCTTACGTGGTTTATTATTTTATGAACGCGGCAGGGCTTCTGCTTATTTCTTATTCCATGATATTAAACAAAGGTTTTTCAAAAACAATAATTGCCGCCGGCATTGCTTCCGGTTTTTTTATGCTTATCCCTTCAAGTTTTGGCGCGGTGGGAATGACTTTTTCATTTCTGTCGCTGATACCATACACGGTCTGGATTATACTTTTAACAAAAATATTTTTAAAAAAAATTAAAGGTTAAAGTACGGCGGATTTATCGGCTGCAAATAACCCTTTATAAAAACCGCCAAAGTGGCATAATATGATTATAAAATAAAATAAGAGCAGGATGGTTAAAATGAAAGCGTTAATAGTGATTCCCACGTACAATGAAAAAGAGAATATATTAAAGCTTATTCCGCTTGTAAAAAAAGCGGTTAAAGGCGTTCATATTCTTGTGGTGGATGACGCGTCGCCTGACGGTACGGGCAAAGCGGTGGGTTCCCTTATGAAAAAAGACAGCGCCATAAAACTTATTGAACGCAAAGGCAAATTAGGGCTTGGCACCGCGTATGTGGAAGGGTTTAAGTACGCGTTAAAGCATAAATACGATTATATTTTTGAAATGGACGCGGATTTTTCCCACGACCCGCAGTACCTTAAAAATTTCTTTGAAGAAATAAAAAACAGCGACCTTGTAATAGGCTCGCGCTATATAAACGGTGTAAGCGTGGTCAACTGGCCTATAAGAAGGCTTATGCTTTCCAAATTCGCCGGCTGGTACGCGCGTACAATTACGGGGCTGCCGTTAACCGACTGTACAAGCGGGTTTAAATGTTTCAAAAGGGAAGTACTTGAATCTATTGACCTGAATAAAATACATTCAGACGGGTACGCTTTTCAGATAGAGATGCATTACAAGGCGTGGAAAAAAGGGTTTAAGATAAAGGAAACTCCTATCATATTTGTTGACCGCCATTCAGGAAGCTCTAAAATGTCGCATGGCGTAATAATGGAAGCGGCTGTGATTGTATGGAAACTTAGGCTTGGGATTATTTAAAACGGAGGGTATATGAAAAATAAGAGAATTTTAGTTACCGGCGGGGCGGGTTTTATTGGTTCCAATATGGCGGATGAACTTATTAAAAAAGGGTACAGCGTTACCGTATTTGACAACCTTTCCACAGGGGACAAAGGTTACATAAATCCAAAGGCGAAATTCATAAAAGGCGACGTAAAAAATCCGTCTGACATAGAAAAGTGTTTTAAGGATAAAATTCATGCCGTTATTCACATAGCCGGGTGCGCGTCCACTATTAAATCTTTTGATGACCCGGCAACAGACCTTCTGACAAACACTTTAGGCACGGTCAATATGATAAACGCGGCAATAAAACACAAAACCGCGCGCTTTCTTTACGCGTCTTCAATGACCTCTTACGGTATTCCTGACGCGATACCGGTAAAAGAGACCATGGCTACAAGGCCAATTGCCTATTACGGCATTACAAAATATTCCGGCGAAAGGTACGTGCTTGCCACCGGGTTAAGAAATGACCTGCCGTTTAAATTCAATGCCACAGCTTTCCGCATGTTCAATGTCTACGGCCGCAGGCAGTCTTTAACCAACCCGTATCAGGGTGTGGTTTCCATATTTATCGGTAATGTCCTAAGGAATGAACAGGTAAAGATTTTTGGCGACGGAAAACAGTCGCGCGATTACGTGCACATAAAAGACGTCTGCAGAGCGTGGATAGGCGCGATTGACAATCCCAAATCCTACGGAGAGGTTTTTAACCTTGGCTCCGGAATCAGGGTGTCTGTCAATGAACTTGTAAAATACATAATAAAAATATTCGGGTATGACCCAAAAAAGTATTCCGTAAAATATTTTGACGCAAGGCCGGGAGACCAGCGCCACATGCAGGCTGACATTTCCAAGGCGGCAAAACTTCTTAAATGGAAACCTGAAATACCGTTTGAAGAAGGAATGAGGGATGTGATAAATTGGGCAAAGGGAAATTAAAAAAGGCACCGCCGGCTTTAGTGCGGATTTTTATCGGAATCCCGCTGCAGCAGGAATTAAAGGAAGAAATAGGCTCTTTTGAAGGGGTGTTAAAACAGATTGAAGGTATTAAGGTTGTAAAGCCGGACCATCTTCATGTCACGTTAAAATTTATCGGCAATACCCCGGAAAGAAAACTGGATATGATAAAAGAAATTATAGATAAAAGCTGTGAAGGCATAAAGCCGTTTGTGATAAAACCCGGGGTCATATCAGCTTTTCCTTCGCCGGACAAAGCGTCTGTTGTATGGTTAAACTGCGGGGAAGGCGCACCGGCCATATCGGCAATTTTTAAAATTCTGGAAAAAGAACTGCGTGCCATGGCGTTTGCCGGGGAAAAACAGGAATATATCCCGCACATCACGGTGGCAAGAAGCAGGAAGATGGCGGATATCACTAAAGTGCAGGGTGAAATTAAAGTAAGCGGCACATCAACTGCGGGCTGTGTGGTGTTGTATAAAAGCGATTTAAATCCCGACGGCCCGGAATATACGGAACTTTACAGGAAAGATTTTGCACAATAAAGGAGAAAACTAAAAGTGGCTGTAACGCGCAATTTAACCGACCAGTATGAAAAATGGATAATGACGCCCCAGGGCCTGTACTTTGACGAAAAAATAAAAGAACTTATGATTACATGCCTGCATTTAAAAACAGGGGAAAAAATACTTCAGGTGGGTTCGGGAACCGGCAGGCATTTAAGGTATCTGCAGGAACTGGGGCTTGAACCGACCGGCATAGAGCCGGTGGAAGAATTAAATAAGCTTGCAAGGCAGAAAGAAGGAATTGACGGGAAAAGGGTAATTACCGGTTTTGCCGAAAAACTGCCGTTTGAAGATGCAAGTTTTGATTCCGTAGTTTTCATGACCACGTTTGAATACGTGGATGATAAATCAAAGGCGCTTTTAGAGGCTTTTCGGGTGTCCCGCGGAAAAGTGGGGATTGGTTTTTTGAACAGGACAGGGGTCACCAACCTTTTAAGGCAGTTTAACAGGGAGGGGCTGTATAAGGATGCCAGATTCTTTTCAGGCGGCGAACTTATAAAACTGTGTGAGAAAAATCTGCTTAATGAAATAGATAATATTGAGATATCAGTTAAATACTCCTTATTTCTTCCTTTAAGGTTTGCGCATTATGTGCAGTGGGTTGACGACCTGCTTGAAAAAATAAATCTGCCTTTTGGAAATTACGGGATGCTTGTGATTAAAAAGAAGAAAAAGGCCGGTAAATAATAATGGCGGCGATTGGATACCTGTTTACCGCCGCCGGTTATCAGTATGTGGGCGCGGGGCGCAAGGTGTATGACAGCATGTGGGCCATGCGGCAGTTCTTTGACCGAGTGGAAAAAAAGATGCCGGATATAAAAATTAATAAACTTGCGTTTATAGGGCCGCAGGAAGAGCTGCAGAAACCTGAAAACGGCACAATATTTAACGGCGCGTATCAGGCGGGGATGTTTGAAGTGTTAAAGGAAAAGAAGGTGATACCGGAACAGATAATGGGGTTTCGCTCCGGAGAGCTTATTGCGCACGCGTGCGCCGGCACATTTGAATTTGAAGACGCCATGGCGTTTATTTACAGAAAAAATATTTTATTTAAAGAAGCGCTTGGCTCCGCGCAGTTTTCACAGCTGCTTATAAATACCCTTGATACCGCTAAAACCGCGCAGGTATGCGGGGAAATAAACAGGGCGGTAAAATGCGGTATAACTTCATATAACTCCGGTGACAGCGCCACTGTGGCGGTGGAATCTAAATTAAAGGAAAAACTGATAGAAGCATTTAAAAAACTGGGTGCTTCAGTAATTGACCTTCCTTATGAAGAACTGTCCGGCCTTTATATATTTAAAGAAGCCGCGGATAAATTAACCGCCGAATTCGGAGAAGCGGTTAAAAATGAAGTTATAAAAGTG carries:
- a CDS encoding SDR family oxidoreductase, yielding MKNIVVTGGAGFIGSHLCDALIEKGYKVICFDNLGTGRMQNLKNVIKNKNFKFIKHDTRKPLNLKLPVHYVFHLASYASPPYYQARSIDTLMSNSLGTYNVLEFAKAKKARFLITSTSETYGDPLQHPQKETYWGNVNPVGIRSCYDEAKRFAEALVMEYVRKHNLDARIIRIFNTYGPRLQKDDGRVISNFIDQALNNRPLTIYGDGSQTRSFCYVSDQVEGLIAAMFKDGIKGEVINIGNPGEFTMIEAAQLVKKITGTKSKIVYKPLPKDDPARRKPDISKAKKILGWQPKVKFAEGLPGTIKWFRDGI
- the thpR gene encoding RNA 2',3'-cyclic phosphodiesterase, with the protein product MRIFIGIPLQQELKEEIGSFEGVLKQIEGIKVVKPDHLHVTLKFIGNTPERKLDMIKEIIDKSCEGIKPFVIKPGVISAFPSPDKASVVWLNCGEGAPAISAIFKILEKELRAMAFAGEKQEYIPHITVARSRKMADITKVQGEIKVSGTSTAGCVVLYKSDLNPDGPEYTELYRKDFAQ
- a CDS encoding YfhO family protein; the protein is MEFKKLKILGAAAVPLAALIYLFSYVMKQGNILFGHDFLSIYLPFKMFAKKAVFLYHQLPLWLPDLFFGAPGIASSSIIFYYPTDILFMLLPVPLQNTFAFDVIIHLIAAFAGTYLFLKACGLTRAASFFGGICVMFAGYNVSYAFAGHINNIKAGALIPFVLYFLRRGLSEKRVSMYLFAGLIMGLQITATGMQVMAYTAALAVLYVMYHLIFEEKSQKARMFAAIAAGAALIFSILVSLPQFIPSFEYKNYSWRGEFTFNDFISWSLHPKEILQLLMPSLFGLHGQNYYGFWSMNLTTYYFGIMPFLLLPFAFMKGQAKKLSFFLGGASLLFLLLSMGGYTPLYKLLWHVPVFNQFRNPSRFMYIFTVTFCALSAIGLNNVIKIIAEKKVQQSKNFFYVFFGVCGFLALLYTAIAFNAAGFISGIFRQTRSAEMPADALNKAVLLTQADAGAGIIILCLFCGLMFLILKNRLKSAFIIAIIAAAISAADSSRIQKNFITPFNYDGYFPKNDMVSTAIKQNGNKGRLADFNFLWGANRGMYYGIESAKGFHGMLPLKFYAMQTSGMFNRISVNRGLNISYYISRDEIIGQGITKIGDDYTNKVFADASALPLGYFTDNVINAGSEKKVFDMMKEGVFVTGMALTASDTGIVYKGGAPALADITEKTPNRIKAKVTTDRQGLFVLNVSNYKKWRAFVNGKKADIIGVNYNMMAVKVQPGTSDIRFVYGNFRDYLIILLSIIFMAGVFVIWKMELKKLNNI
- a CDS encoding polyprenol monophosphomannose synthase codes for the protein MKALIVIPTYNEKENILKLIPLVKKAVKGVHILVVDDASPDGTGKAVGSLMKKDSAIKLIERKGKLGLGTAYVEGFKYALKHKYDYIFEMDADFSHDPQYLKNFFEEIKNSDLVIGSRYINGVSVVNWPIRRLMLSKFAGWYARTITGLPLTDCTSGFKCFKREVLESIDLNKIHSDGYAFQIEMHYKAWKKGFKIKETPIIFVDRHSGSSKMSHGVIMEAAVIVWKLRLGII
- a CDS encoding class I SAM-dependent methyltransferase, whose amino-acid sequence is MAVTRNLTDQYEKWIMTPQGLYFDEKIKELMITCLHLKTGEKILQVGSGTGRHLRYLQELGLEPTGIEPVEELNKLARQKEGIDGKRVITGFAEKLPFEDASFDSVVFMTTFEYVDDKSKALLEAFRVSRGKVGIGFLNRTGVTNLLRQFNREGLYKDARFFSGGELIKLCEKNLLNEIDNIEISVKYSLFLPLRFAHYVQWVDDLLEKINLPFGNYGMLVIKKKKKAGK
- a CDS encoding SDR family NAD(P)-dependent oxidoreductase — encoded protein: MKNKRILVTGGAGFIGSNMADELIKKGYSVTVFDNLSTGDKGYINPKAKFIKGDVKNPSDIEKCFKDKIHAVIHIAGCASTIKSFDDPATDLLTNTLGTVNMINAAIKHKTARFLYASSMTSYGIPDAIPVKETMATRPIAYYGITKYSGERYVLATGLRNDLPFKFNATAFRMFNVYGRRQSLTNPYQGVVSIFIGNVLRNEQVKIFGDGKQSRDYVHIKDVCRAWIGAIDNPKSYGEVFNLGSGIRVSVNELVKYIIKIFGYDPKKYSVKYFDARPGDQRHMQADISKAAKLLKWKPEIPFEEGMRDVINWAKGN